From a region of the Megalops cyprinoides isolate fMegCyp1 chromosome 13, fMegCyp1.pri, whole genome shotgun sequence genome:
- the mafa gene encoding transcription factor Maf yields the protein MASELAMSNSDLPTSPLAMEYVNDFDLMKFEVKKEPVEPDRSISQCGRLIAGGSLSSTPMSTPCSSVPPSPSFSAPSPGSGSEQKAHLEDFYWMTGYQQQLNPEALGFSPEDAVEALINSSHQLQTFDGYSRGQQFAGGAGAGSSMAGEDMGSAAAVVSAVIAAAAAQNGAPHHHHHHHHHAGGHHQTPGVPSSGNSGANHQHLHIEERFSDEQLVTMSVRELNRQLRGVSKEEVIRLKQKRRTLKNRGYAQSCRYKRVQQRHVLEGEKTQLIQQVDHLKQEISRLVRERDVYKEKYEKLMGSSFRENGSSSDNNPSSPEFFM from the coding sequence ATGGCATCAGAACTGGCAATGAGCAACTCCGACCTGCCCACCAGCCCCCTGGCTATGGAATATGTTAATGACTTCGATCTGATGAAGTTTGAAGTGAAAAAGGAGCCGGTGGAGCCTGATCGCAGCATCAGCCAGTGCGGCCGCCTGATCGCCGGGGGATCCCTGTCTTCCACCCCGATGAGCACGCCTTGCAGCTCGGTACCCCCTTCTCCAAGCTTCTCGGCGCCAAGCCCAGGATCCGGGAGCGAACAGAAGGCGCATTTAGAGGATTTTTACTGGATGACCGGTTACCAACAGCAGTTGAACCCAGAGGCTCTGGGCTTTAGCCCTGAAGACGCCGTAGAGGCACTGATAAACAGCAGTCACCAGCTTCAGACCTTCGATGGCTATTCTAGAGGGCAGCAGTTTGCCGGTGGAGCCGGAGCGGGAAGCTCTATGGCAGGAGAAGATATGGGATCCGCAGCTGCGGTGGTTTCCGCAGTTATCGCGGCTGCTGCAGCTCAGAACGGGGctcctcatcaccatcatcatcatcaccatcacgCCGGGGGTCACCACCAGACACCTGGGGTCCCCTCCAGCGGAAACTCGGGAGCAAACCACCAGCACTTGCATATAGAGGAACGATTTTCCGACGAGCAGCTGGTGACGATGTCTGTACGTGAGCTCAATCGGCAGCTCCGGGGGGTCAGCAAAGAAGAAGTGATCAGGCTGAAACAAAAGAGGCGGACCCTCAAAAACAGAGGCTATGCTCAGTCCTGTCGCTACAAGCGGGTCCAGCAACGGCACGTCCTGGAAGGCGAGAAGACTCAGCTCATTCAGCAAGTTGATCACCTCAAACAAGAGATCTCCAGGTTAGTCCGGGAGAGGGATGTCTACAAAGAAAAATACGAGAAGCTCATGGGCAGTAGCTTCAGAGAAAACGGCTCGAGCAGTGACAACAACCCTTCATCTCCAGAGTTTTTCATGTGA